Proteins co-encoded in one Bacteroidia bacterium genomic window:
- a CDS encoding outer membrane beta-barrel protein, whose protein sequence is MSKLYTLFAFVALIFLSFSAFSNTDQFSANVSGKVIEVLNGVETPIPFANVSIPNTSLGATTDFDGNYQFNIPAGTYEIVASFVGYQPSAQKVQIKPGENLVLNFTLKTDKKTLATAVVQAERVRNTEKAVVAEIRQAQQIVSGIGSEQIAKGQDRDAGEIIKRIPGVTIIDDRYVNIRGLSERYNMVWLNNTTSPSVETDVKAFAFDMVPSSLIDRMLIYKTPAPELPGEFAGGVIKVFTKTAPEKNEVKVGFSGSYRAGTTFNEFLVNKSGKTEWLGFDDGGRSLPDNFPANLNTIDNKEGQNQLTQLGRELSNNWSTVAQKANPDLRFNLEFIRRFNIGDKIKIGHITALNYSNTHLYYNSRRTDYNAYDSLAQKSDTIFDYQDKTYINQVREGILHNWSFGFGTNHKIEFKNIFNQIGNNTTTIREGRNLEEGEVRREYSYRYFNRSIYTGQLGGTHKFFHELTTIDWTLAYSRSVRKDPDWRRVRTSKGISEPDSVPFRTYIPFTATPFFLGRLFFDLNESIQTANVNLDQKIPVSDVFVPHVKAGFYGEIKNRTFSARNLGYAAAGFATYQNYGLYTQPFDSLFADTNINSSNGLKITEDTKGSDSYTARNELYASYVALEIPLAKYGTLYGGVRIENNRQTLHSKDITEKPLDIDKHIVSVLPSVNLSINLTKTMLVRLAYGKTVNRPEFRELAPYAFYDFNFNNVIYGNDSLKTPTIHNLDARWEWYPEQGELINVGFFYKKFINPIETYFVPGTGSGGTRNFSFRNAESAVSYGVEVELKKSLRFISETTFIKDFALVANGAYIKSQVDLGANSAGQSRTRPMMGQSPYIINAGIYYQNDSLGLSASLLYNVMGPRIRVVGTFGTPDIYEMPRNTLDLSVSKNFFKRHLEIRLAIQNILNQSFLLLQDANGDGKLSRKTDQQQQSYKTGAYYTLGVILRF, encoded by the coding sequence ATGTCAAAACTTTATACCCTTTTTGCTTTTGTTGCATTAATTTTCCTTTCCTTTTCGGCATTTTCCAATACGGATCAATTCAGTGCCAATGTGAGTGGAAAAGTTATCGAAGTACTGAATGGCGTTGAAACACCTATTCCTTTCGCCAACGTAAGCATACCGAATACCAGTTTAGGGGCTACCACTGATTTTGATGGAAATTACCAATTTAACATTCCTGCAGGTACCTACGAAATTGTTGCCAGCTTTGTAGGGTATCAACCTTCAGCTCAAAAAGTTCAGATTAAACCCGGAGAAAACCTGGTATTGAATTTCACCTTAAAAACAGACAAAAAAACACTTGCTACTGCAGTAGTTCAAGCCGAAAGAGTTAGAAATACCGAAAAAGCAGTGGTTGCGGAAATCCGCCAGGCCCAACAAATCGTAAGCGGTATAGGTAGTGAGCAAATTGCAAAAGGCCAAGACAGAGATGCAGGAGAAATCATCAAGCGTATACCTGGTGTAACGATTATTGATGATCGCTATGTGAATATTCGCGGTTTATCGGAGCGTTACAACATGGTTTGGCTTAACAATACCACATCACCATCGGTGGAAACCGATGTAAAAGCCTTTGCTTTTGACATGGTTCCCAGTTCATTGATTGACCGAATGCTAATTTATAAAACCCCTGCTCCGGAACTTCCCGGTGAATTTGCAGGTGGTGTTATAAAAGTTTTCACCAAAACTGCACCCGAAAAGAATGAAGTGAAAGTTGGATTTTCAGGTTCATACCGCGCAGGAACCACCTTTAACGAATTCCTGGTAAATAAAAGCGGAAAAACCGAATGGCTTGGTTTTGATGATGGCGGACGAAGCCTCCCCGATAATTTCCCTGCCAATCTCAACACCATTGACAACAAAGAAGGACAAAACCAATTGACTCAACTTGGAAGAGAATTATCGAACAATTGGAGCACTGTAGCACAAAAAGCCAATCCGGATTTACGATTTAACCTGGAGTTTATTCGCAGATTTAACATTGGAGATAAAATTAAAATCGGACATATCACCGCTCTCAATTATTCCAATACCCATCTTTATTACAACAGCCGCCGTACCGACTACAACGCCTATGACAGTTTAGCACAAAAGTCAGATACCATTTTCGACTATCAAGACAAAACCTATATCAACCAAGTAAGGGAAGGCATTCTGCACAATTGGAGTTTTGGGTTTGGAACCAACCACAAAATCGAATTCAAAAATATTTTTAACCAAATCGGAAACAATACAACTACCATTCGTGAAGGTCGTAACTTAGAAGAAGGTGAAGTGCGAAGAGAGTATTCTTACCGCTATTTCAACCGTTCCATTTATACCGGACAATTGGGAGGTACCCATAAATTCTTCCATGAATTAACGACCATCGATTGGACCTTGGCCTACAGCCGCTCGGTAAGAAAAGACCCGGATTGGAGAAGGGTAAGAACCAGCAAGGGTATTTCAGAGCCCGATTCAGTTCCATTTAGAACTTATATACCTTTTACCGCTACTCCATTTTTCTTGGGCCGCTTGTTTTTTGATTTGAACGAATCTATTCAAACTGCTAATGTGAACCTGGATCAGAAAATTCCGGTATCGGATGTTTTTGTTCCACATGTAAAGGCAGGTTTTTATGGGGAAATTAAAAATCGTACCTTCTCGGCTCGTAACTTGGGTTATGCTGCAGCCGGGTTTGCAACTTACCAAAACTATGGATTGTATACACAACCTTTCGATAGCTTGTTTGCCGACACCAATATCAACTCAAGCAATGGCTTAAAAATTACCGAAGACACCAAAGGAAGCGATAGCTACACTGCCAGAAACGAATTATATGCTTCCTATGTAGCACTTGAAATCCCATTGGCAAAGTATGGTACTTTGTATGGTGGAGTGAGAATTGAAAACAACCGCCAAACCTTGCATTCCAAAGATATTACCGAAAAACCACTGGACATCGACAAACACATCGTAAGTGTATTACCATCCGTAAATTTATCCATAAACCTGACCAAAACCATGTTGGTGCGACTTGCATATGGTAAAACTGTTAACCGCCCCGAGTTCAGAGAATTGGCCCCTTATGCCTTTTATGATTTCAACTTTAACAATGTTATTTACGGTAACGATAGCCTGAAAACCCCAACCATTCACAACCTGGATGCACGTTGGGAGTGGTACCCTGAACAAGGAGAATTAATTAATGTAGGCTTTTTTTATAAAAAGTTCATCAACCCGATTGAGACCTATTTCGTTCCCGGTACCGGATCGGGAGGAACCAGAAACTTCTCTTTCCGAAATGCCGAATCGGCTGTTAGTTACGGAGTAGAGGTTGAACTAAAGAAAAGCTTGAGATTCATATCTGAAACTACCTTTATCAAAGATTTTGCCTTGGTTGCTAATGGTGCTTATATTAAATCGCAAGTTGATTTAGGAGCCAATTCTGCCGGACAAAGCCGCACACGTCCGATGATGGGACAATCACCTTACATCATCAACGCTGGAATTTACTACCAAAACGACAGTTTGGGTTTAAGTGCCAGTTTGTTGTACAATGTTATGGGTCCGCGAATTCGGGTAGTAGGAACCTTTGGAACACCTGACATTTATGAAATGCCTCGAAACACGCTCGATTTAAGCGTTTCTAAAAACTTCTTTAAGCGTCACCTCGAAATTCGTCTGGCTATCCAAAACATCCTTAACCAATCCTTCTTATTGCTCCAGGATGCCAATGGTGATGGTAAATTAAGCCGCAAAACCGATCAGCAACAACAATCATACAAAACAGGTGCTTATTACACACTTGGAGTTATTCTACGGTTTTAA
- a CDS encoding sodium-dependent bicarbonate transport family permease codes for MNFQLLSDNLTNPALLFFVLGIIAVYLRSDLEIPSNSSKFISIYLLFSIGFKGGQELSHETIDREILYCFILGLSSSILIPYYTFYLLKTKLKLHDAGAIAASYGSVSAVTFVTASAYLEGLGQHLEGHMVAVMALMESPAIIVGLLMVSLYSKQENEVNNNKSKTLSHAMTNGSVLLIIGSLLIGFITTTKHAEGIKPFTNDIFKGFLAIFLLDMGIMSGRKLNSMFSYGSFPLLFALIIPLLNGCLMAYLANYFVESIANRFILAVLAASASYIAVPAAMKIANPKADPGLYLPMPLALTFPMNITLGFPIYYSIATYF; via the coding sequence ATGAATTTTCAACTGCTTAGCGACAACTTAACCAATCCTGCCCTATTATTTTTTGTATTAGGTATTATTGCTGTTTACCTCAGGAGCGATTTGGAAATCCCTTCCAATTCATCCAAATTCATTTCTATTTACTTACTTTTCTCCATTGGTTTTAAAGGAGGACAGGAATTATCACATGAGACCATAGACCGGGAAATTTTATATTGTTTCATTCTAGGACTTTCCTCTTCCATACTTATACCCTATTACACATTTTATCTTCTTAAAACTAAGCTTAAGCTACACGATGCCGGAGCAATTGCGGCTTCTTATGGCTCGGTAAGTGCAGTAACATTTGTAACTGCTTCCGCTTACCTGGAAGGACTTGGACAACATTTAGAAGGACATATGGTTGCTGTAATGGCCTTAATGGAATCACCTGCAATTATTGTTGGGTTATTAATGGTTTCTCTTTATTCCAAGCAAGAGAATGAAGTAAACAATAACAAGAGCAAAACATTGTCACACGCTATGACCAATGGTTCTGTTTTGCTTATTATTGGTAGTTTGCTAATTGGGTTCATTACCACCACCAAGCATGCGGAAGGCATAAAACCATTCACCAATGATATTTTTAAAGGATTTCTGGCTATTTTTTTACTTGATATGGGAATTATGAGTGGCAGGAAGTTAAACTCTATGTTTTCCTATGGTAGCTTTCCTTTGCTTTTCGCTTTAATTATTCCATTGCTAAATGGATGCTTGATGGCCTATTTGGCCAATTATTTTGTTGAATCGATTGCCAATAGGTTTATTTTAGCGGTATTAGCAGCAAGTGCATCTTATATAGCTGTTCCGGCAGCCATGAAAATTGCCAACCCAAAAGCAGATCCGGGATTATACTTACCGATGCCTTTGGCTTTGACGTTTCCGATGAATATTACCTTAGGATTTCCGATTTATTACTCCATTGCCACCTACTTCTAA
- a CDS encoding pirin family protein: MKTTIIKSNERGHANHGWLDAHHTFSFAHFYNPDQMNFGLLRVFNDDLIAPGMGFGTHPHDNMEIVSIPLKGDLQHRDSMGNTSVIKHGEVQIMSAGSGITHSEFNPNKGETTNLLQIWVFPKLRNIEPRYGQAQFAAEGRKNKVQTVVSPNQEDGSLWVNQDVWFSLTNLDHGMSLNYSMKKQGNGLWVFVIQGQVKIGDMELNTRDSMGIWEVENVNLLAGKDSELVIIDVPMN; this comes from the coding sequence ATGAAAACAACTATTATTAAATCCAATGAGCGCGGCCATGCCAACCATGGCTGGTTAGATGCCCACCATACCTTTAGTTTTGCCCATTTTTACAACCCCGACCAAATGAATTTTGGACTACTTCGGGTATTTAACGACGATCTTATTGCCCCCGGAATGGGATTTGGAACCCATCCGCACGATAACATGGAGATTGTTTCCATTCCATTGAAAGGAGACCTTCAACACCGCGACAGCATGGGAAATACCTCGGTAATTAAGCACGGAGAAGTTCAAATAATGAGTGCAGGAAGTGGAATAACTCACTCCGAATTTAATCCGAACAAAGGCGAAACAACCAACTTGCTTCAGATTTGGGTGTTTCCGAAATTAAGAAATATTGAACCTAGATATGGGCAGGCCCAATTTGCAGCAGAAGGACGAAAAAACAAGGTTCAAACGGTTGTGTCGCCAAACCAGGAAGATGGATCTTTGTGGGTAAATCAAGACGTTTGGTTCTCTTTAACCAACCTGGACCACGGAATGAGTTTGAATTATTCTATGAAAAAACAGGGCAATGGTTTGTGGGTTTTTGTGATTCAAGGACAGGTTAAAATTGGAGACATGGAACTTAACACCCGGGATAGTATGGGGATTTGGGAAGTGGAAAACGTGAACTTGCTTGCCGGAAAAGACAGTGAGTTGGTAATAATTGATGTACCAATGAATTAA
- a CDS encoding beta-lactamase family protein, whose product MKRAVFLVLFIAIGLQFSSCSLVRTLVYFQPKLETYKAFPEVKIKASEQPFRFSEVKDLNRLGKTMQLNNRKLNSKVVNLEELLDKGPTASFLIIRNDTILYEYYKNEMPMEGVVTTFSVAKSFVATLLGIAIEEGKISGIDEPITTFFPELGKKSPALKSVTLAHLLKMKSGMKQANPIALYYGNNLKHHMKKSRYKLKPDSVFAYDNANTQLLGMAIERATGKPLYQYMEEKLWKPLGAEYDITWSVDNNRDKQVKAFCCLNGRTRDFAKFGRLYLNKGNWNGKQLVPEAWVKLTAMHDPNSYSVSRYKMHWWLGNQDVGSFYANGMYNQYIWVYPRKNIVICRFSDINRETDGYWQDIFNEIVDQL is encoded by the coding sequence ATGAAAAGGGCGGTATTTTTAGTATTGTTTATTGCCATTGGACTCCAATTTTCGAGCTGTTCATTGGTAAGAACCTTGGTGTATTTTCAGCCCAAACTGGAAACCTATAAAGCTTTTCCGGAAGTAAAGATTAAGGCTTCTGAACAGCCCTTTCGTTTTTCTGAAGTTAAGGATTTGAACAGGTTAGGTAAAACAATGCAGCTTAATAACCGAAAACTGAATTCTAAGGTTGTAAATTTGGAAGAGTTGCTTGATAAGGGACCTACGGCATCTTTTCTGATTATTCGAAACGATACCATTTTGTATGAATACTACAAGAATGAAATGCCGATGGAAGGTGTGGTAACCACTTTCTCGGTGGCTAAATCGTTCGTTGCTACATTGTTAGGCATTGCAATCGAAGAAGGCAAAATTTCTGGAATTGATGAACCTATTACCACTTTTTTTCCTGAATTGGGTAAAAAGTCCCCGGCTTTAAAATCGGTAACCCTAGCCCACCTTTTGAAAATGAAAAGTGGGATGAAGCAGGCCAATCCAATCGCTTTGTATTATGGAAATAACTTGAAGCATCACATGAAGAAAAGCAGGTATAAATTAAAACCTGATTCAGTGTTTGCTTATGACAATGCCAATACACAATTGCTTGGAATGGCTATTGAACGAGCCACCGGAAAGCCCTTGTACCAATACATGGAAGAGAAACTTTGGAAACCCTTGGGAGCCGAATACGATATTACCTGGAGTGTTGACAATAATCGGGATAAACAGGTAAAGGCATTTTGTTGCCTCAATGGCCGAACCAGAGATTTTGCTAAATTTGGTAGGTTGTATTTAAATAAAGGCAATTGGAATGGTAAACAACTGGTACCCGAGGCCTGGGTTAAATTAACCGCTATGCATGACCCCAATTCCTATTCGGTGTCGAGGTATAAAATGCATTGGTGGTTGGGAAATCAGGATGTTGGTTCATTTTATGCCAATGGTATGTACAACCAATATATTTGGGTTTACCCAAGGAAAAACATTGTTATTTGTCGTTTTTCGGATATTAATCGCGAAACGGATGGGTACTGGCAGGATATTTTTAATGAAATAGTAGATCAATTATAA
- a CDS encoding class I SAM-dependent rRNA methyltransferase, which translates to MSTPALILHPNKEQSLLRFHRWVFSGAVKTGLGLKDGTLCEIYSSRNQFLATAHYNDGSIVARILDFKPIPDLEQFYTEQLSKAYSLRKSLFPKDGPTNIYRLAHGEGDGLPGLIVDIYGSTAVLQAHSMGMFKDRKIIAQALLKAGEGNITQVYSKSKDTLPGKIGLDVEDGFLIGDLKEEEYFENGIRFQVDFIQGQKTGFFIDQRENRALLGAYSKGKRVLNTFCYTGGFSMYALQNGASLVCSVDSSKRAMDLLEKNLELNKIRASRHESLTEDVMEYIKDANFDFDIVILDPPAFAKNIKNRHHALMAYKRLNEATFKRILPKGLVFTFSCSQVVDADAFEGAVRAAAIEAKRSVRILHRLRQPADHPVSIFHPEGEYLKGLVVYVE; encoded by the coding sequence ATGTCCACACCAGCTCTCATCCTTCATCCGAACAAAGAACAATCCCTGTTGAGGTTTCACCGATGGGTATTTTCAGGTGCAGTAAAAACCGGATTGGGTTTAAAAGACGGAACCCTTTGTGAAATTTACTCATCAAGAAACCAGTTTTTAGCCACAGCCCACTACAACGATGGTAGCATTGTTGCCCGAATCCTTGATTTTAAGCCTATTCCGGATTTGGAGCAATTTTATACGGAGCAATTAAGTAAGGCTTATTCCCTTCGTAAGTCTTTGTTTCCAAAGGATGGCCCAACCAATATTTATCGATTGGCACATGGAGAAGGGGATGGATTACCGGGACTTATTGTTGACATTTATGGTAGTACTGCGGTACTTCAAGCCCATTCGATGGGTATGTTCAAGGACAGAAAAATTATTGCCCAGGCATTACTAAAAGCAGGCGAAGGAAACATTACCCAGGTTTATTCCAAGAGCAAGGATACGTTGCCTGGCAAAATAGGATTGGATGTAGAGGATGGATTTTTAATAGGCGACTTGAAGGAGGAGGAGTACTTTGAGAATGGGATTCGTTTTCAGGTAGATTTTATACAAGGACAAAAAACCGGATTTTTTATCGACCAGCGCGAAAATCGGGCACTTTTAGGTGCATATTCAAAGGGAAAGAGAGTTTTGAACACCTTTTGCTACACCGGTGGATTTTCCATGTATGCCTTACAAAATGGAGCCAGTTTGGTGTGTTCGGTTGACTCATCCAAACGAGCCATGGACCTCTTGGAAAAGAATTTAGAACTAAATAAAATCCGGGCATCCAGGCATGAGAGTTTAACTGAAGATGTTATGGAATATATCAAGGATGCAAACTTTGACTTTGATATTGTTATTCTAGACCCTCCGGCCTTTGCAAAAAACATCAAAAACCGTCACCATGCCCTCATGGCCTACAAGCGACTTAACGAGGCTACCTTTAAGCGAATTTTACCAAAAGGTTTAGTTTTTACATTTTCATGTTCACAGGTGGTTGATGCAGATGCATTTGAAGGAGCAGTAAGAGCAGCAGCAATAGAAGCTAAACGTTCGGTACGAATCCTTCACCGGCTGCGGCAGCCAGCCGACCATCCGGTTTCCATTTTCCATCCGGAAGGTGAATATTTGAAGGGATTGGTCGTTTATGTTGAATAA
- a CDS encoding GWxTD domain-containing protein, which translates to MFSKLLKSLIILALPIGVNAQIYAEANFLQFAAPKTGTYLETILSIDAGSLVSISQPDSSFSRGAGIGMLILNKKTNQFVFADKYTLMAPKTKDSIYPYMVLDVRRIPLKNGEYEAQLFISDLHNPKDTLKTKQTIQIEQNRQETFLSDILLVESMKPTTGATKLTKSGYDIIPFTGAFYPKTISTLTFYVEAMFNEALLSLPDKNIVFQFFIENADSKSVVEGFSGFSRQEIKEVNMLCKEVDIQNLGSGNYNLVIQVKNVKNEILAAKSTFFQRSNPAVKSLNSDFQEIAGNFDYTTSNISQSFVDTFTNVSLLADCIKSLYPISTNMEQLFQRNQLNLGNLELMKHYMLAFWESRDKQNPDKAWADYFERVRVVVKNYSTQIQRGYDTDRGRVYLQYGAPNTMDIRRFEPNSYPYEIWHYYQIPNTATTKQQSNKKFVFYAQDRSTNDYKLLHSTAIGEIYDQRWQMRLNARSDQSRNLDYTQPIDEQGSGINSRFGSSANDLFNNPR; encoded by the coding sequence ATGTTTTCAAAACTGCTAAAAAGCCTCATAATCTTGGCTCTTCCAATTGGAGTTAATGCTCAAATTTATGCAGAAGCCAATTTTCTGCAATTTGCAGCACCTAAAACTGGCACCTACCTGGAAACCATTTTATCTATCGATGCTGGATCCCTGGTTTCCATTTCTCAGCCTGATTCATCCTTTTCTAGAGGAGCAGGTATTGGTATGCTTATCTTAAATAAAAAAACAAATCAATTTGTTTTTGCCGATAAATACACCTTGATGGCACCTAAAACCAAGGATTCAATTTATCCTTACATGGTCTTGGATGTTAGACGAATTCCGCTGAAAAATGGAGAATATGAGGCTCAATTATTTATTTCTGACCTCCATAATCCAAAAGACACTCTTAAAACCAAACAAACTATTCAAATAGAGCAAAATAGACAGGAAACTTTCTTGAGTGATATTCTGCTTGTTGAAAGCATGAAACCGACCACCGGCGCAACTAAACTTACCAAAAGTGGATACGATATAATACCATTTACCGGAGCTTTCTACCCTAAAACTATTTCAACCTTGACCTTCTATGTGGAAGCCATGTTCAATGAAGCTTTACTTTCTCTTCCCGATAAAAATATTGTATTCCAATTCTTTATCGAAAACGCAGATTCTAAAAGCGTAGTAGAAGGCTTTTCCGGTTTTTCAAGACAAGAAATTAAAGAAGTAAATATGTTGTGCAAAGAGGTAGATATCCAAAATTTAGGTTCCGGAAATTACAATTTGGTTATACAAGTTAAAAATGTGAAGAATGAAATTTTGGCTGCCAAATCAACCTTTTTCCAACGAAGCAATCCTGCTGTAAAATCCCTCAATTCCGATTTTCAAGAAATTGCCGGTAATTTCGACTATACCACTTCTAATATTTCCCAAAGTTTTGTCGATACGTTTACCAATGTTTCTCTACTGGCTGATTGTATCAAATCCCTTTATCCAATTTCTACCAACATGGAACAATTGTTTCAGCGCAATCAATTGAATTTGGGTAATTTAGAGCTAATGAAACACTATATGTTGGCGTTTTGGGAATCTCGCGATAAGCAAAATCCGGATAAAGCTTGGGCTGATTACTTTGAGCGTGTTAGAGTAGTGGTGAAAAATTATAGTACTCAAATACAACGAGGTTATGATACCGATAGAGGAAGGGTTTATTTGCAATATGGTGCTCCCAATACCATGGATATCCGGAGGTTTGAGCCGAACTCCTATCCTTATGAAATTTGGCATTATTACCAAATTCCTAATACAGCAACTACCAAACAGCAATCCAATAAAAAGTTTGTATTTTATGCTCAAGATCGTTCTACCAATGATTATAAATTGTTGCATTCCACAGCCATTGGTGAAATTTATGATCAACGCTGGCAAATGCGCCTAAATGCCAGAAGCGATCAAAGCCGCAACCTGGATTATACTCAACCAATCGATGAACAAGGAAGTGGAATAAATAGTCGATTCGGTTCTAGTGCCAACGATTTATTTAATAATCCTCGCTAA
- a CDS encoding T9SS type A sorting domain-containing protein, giving the protein MKKLYFLSLLLWIPRFQAQAQTVSCTDQPFEYFENLITYQSSGGISFGDYYLGIPIKNTTSSNYAYPQAKLVPITPLPDGLVLNPSGDVWIVFASSWNIDSTSIAQVFFDQTQALAPNASASFELWMKNLSPLTIDSCKFDQTFTFNFNPQPNSVNTIEDFIPYAYFQQESLVIGQNEQVKSLRISDVSGKNISLSSKSMESISLPAGLYIITFETKGGKIIHQKVIKQ; this is encoded by the coding sequence ATGAAAAAACTATACTTTCTTTCTTTGTTGCTTTGGATACCTAGATTTCAAGCTCAAGCTCAAACCGTTTCCTGCACTGATCAACCTTTTGAATACTTTGAAAATTTAATTACTTATCAAAGTTCCGGAGGGATTTCGTTTGGCGACTATTATTTAGGAATTCCGATTAAAAATACCACTTCCAGCAATTATGCTTACCCTCAGGCCAAGTTAGTTCCTATTACTCCCCTACCCGACGGATTGGTTTTAAATCCTAGCGGCGATGTATGGATTGTATTTGCATCGTCGTGGAATATTGACAGCACTTCTATTGCGCAGGTATTTTTTGACCAAACCCAGGCTTTAGCACCCAATGCAAGTGCAAGCTTTGAACTTTGGATGAAAAACTTAAGTCCTTTAACGATCGACTCGTGCAAGTTTGACCAAACATTTACCTTTAATTTTAACCCACAACCTAACTCGGTAAATACAATAGAGGATTTTATTCCGTATGCCTATTTTCAACAGGAAAGCCTTGTAATTGGTCAGAATGAGCAAGTGAAGTCATTGAGAATTTCGGATGTGTCAGGCAAAAATATTAGCCTGTCCAGTAAATCAATGGAATCAATTAGTTTACCTGCAGGATTATACATAATCACCTTCGAAACAAAGGGAGGGAAAATTATCCATCAAAAAGTAATAAAGCAATAA
- a CDS encoding NADP-dependent isocitrate dehydrogenase codes for MKTITIAKGDGIGPEIMNATLSILEAAGANLKYEEIEVGEKVYLDGNLSGISQDSWETIRKNKIFLKGPITTPQGGGYKSLNVSTRKFLGLFANVRPCFSLHPFVETKHQQMDLVIIRENEEDLYAGIEHQQTDEVVQCLKLISRPGCEKIIRYAFEYARINKRKKVSCFTKDNIMKQTDGLFHSVFNEVAKDYPTIENEHWIIDIGAALMADTPEKFDVIVMPNLYGDILSDVAAQITGSVGLAGSANIGEECAMFEAIHGSAPDIAGKNLANPSGLIQGAVLMLTHLGEHKTAEKIQNAWLKTIEEGIHTKDIFKPGVSKKLVGTIEFTHALIDNLGKIPNKLKPVEFSVQDTLQIHKYQRSKPKNKQLEGVDIFIQWRGMDPNELAKLAGNITNEHVSLSMITNRGIKVWPNGFKETFCTDHWRCRFKSKNANKLNNKDLIHLLQNAYENNLDVIKTENLYSFDGKPAYSLGQGQ; via the coding sequence ATGAAAACGATAACGATTGCCAAAGGGGATGGAATTGGACCTGAGATTATGAATGCAACCCTGTCCATTTTAGAAGCGGCAGGAGCCAATCTCAAATACGAAGAAATTGAGGTAGGAGAAAAAGTTTATTTAGATGGAAACCTCTCCGGTATTAGTCAGGACTCATGGGAAACAATTCGAAAAAATAAAATTTTCCTGAAAGGACCGATTACCACGCCACAAGGAGGAGGTTATAAAAGTTTAAATGTATCAACCAGGAAATTTTTAGGCCTATTTGCCAATGTAAGACCCTGCTTTAGCCTTCATCCATTTGTTGAGACCAAGCATCAACAGATGGATTTAGTTATCATTCGTGAAAATGAAGAAGACCTGTATGCAGGAATAGAACACCAACAAACAGATGAAGTAGTGCAATGTTTAAAACTCATTTCCAGACCGGGCTGTGAGAAGATAATTCGTTACGCATTTGAATATGCCAGAATAAACAAAAGAAAAAAAGTAAGTTGTTTTACCAAGGACAACATCATGAAGCAAACCGATGGTTTATTTCACTCGGTATTCAATGAAGTTGCCAAGGATTACCCTACCATAGAAAACGAACATTGGATAATTGATATAGGTGCAGCATTAATGGCCGATACACCTGAAAAATTTGATGTAATCGTAATGCCTAACCTCTATGGAGATATACTTTCCGACGTTGCTGCTCAAATTACAGGATCCGTTGGACTTGCTGGTTCAGCCAATATTGGTGAAGAGTGTGCCATGTTCGAAGCCATTCATGGATCCGCGCCCGATATAGCAGGAAAAAACCTGGCAAATCCCTCCGGATTAATTCAAGGCGCAGTGCTCATGTTAACCCATCTAGGCGAACATAAAACGGCGGAAAAAATTCAAAATGCCTGGCTCAAAACCATTGAAGAAGGTATACATACTAAGGACATTTTCAAACCGGGAGTTAGTAAAAAACTAGTTGGAACAATTGAATTCACCCATGCACTTATCGACAACCTAGGAAAAATACCAAACAAACTAAAACCTGTTGAATTCTCTGTTCAAGACACCTTACAAATCCATAAGTATCAACGCTCTAAGCCCAAGAACAAGCAACTTGAAGGTGTAGATATTTTTATACAATGGAGAGGAATGGATCCGAATGAGTTAGCCAAACTAGCCGGAAACATCACCAACGAACATGTTAGTTTATCGATGATTACAAACCGAGGAATTAAAGTTTGGCCAAATGGATTTAAAGAAACATTCTGCACCGACCATTGGAGATGTCGATTTAAATCTAAAAATGCCAATAAGTTAAACAATAAAGACCTTATTCATCTTTTACAAAATGCTTATGAAAACAATTTGGATGTCATTAAAACTGAAAATTTATACAGTTTTGATGGGAAACCGGCTTATTCGTTGGGACAAGGCCAATAA